A window from Macaca thibetana thibetana isolate TM-01 chromosome 7, ASM2454274v1, whole genome shotgun sequence encodes these proteins:
- the C2CD4B gene encoding C2 calcium-dependent domain-containing protein 4B: MRLLEKLCSSNSGSSAPKPAFAKVLTPNRIPEFCIPPRLPAPCALESPSRAAALPRRCAAERDLWPRAADEDAGRTDWDPRSQAALSLPHLPRVLTAYGFCVLLESPHTRRKESLLLGDPSAPRPRTRAYGGGCGPDVPLETLCGPRASGPATPAVPGRPRPPQDALVRRPRGCHLLRAPDGLLSRALRARSRRRLARARSVSSGNEDKERCAGSQSPARAPSASPSSSRDPLPERLEAEGTLALGRAGDALRLAAEYCPETGRLRLRLLRAEGLAGGAPGPRAVRCRLSLVLRPPDTARRQCSIVVGRSRKASFDQDFCFDGLSEDEVRRLAVRVKAWDEGRGRERGRLLGQGELSLGALLLL, translated from the coding sequence atGCGGCTCCTCGAGAAACTCTGCTCCTCCAACTCAGGCAGCTCCGCGCCGAAGCCCGCCTTTGCTAAAGTGCTCACGCCGAATCGCATCCCCGAATTCTGCATCCCGCCGCGGCTCCCGGCGCCCTGCGCGCTCGAGTCTCCAAGCCGGGCCGCCGCCCTGCCCCGGCGCTGCGCCGCTGAACGCGACCTGTGGCCCCGCGCGGCAGACGAGGACGCCGGCCGCACGGACTGGGACCCGCGCTCGCAGGCCGCGTTGTCGCTGCCGCACCTGCCCCGTGTGCTCACCGCCTACGGCTTCTGCGTGCTGCTCGAGAGCCCGCACACGCGTCGCAAGGAGTCGCTCCTGCTCGGGGACCCGTCCGCGCCCCGGCCTCGGACCCGCGCCTATGGCGGCGGCTGCGGCCCGGACGTCCCCCTGGAGACCCTGTGCGGCCCGCGAGCTTCGGGCCCGGCCACCCCCGCGGTCCCCGGCCGTCCCCGCCCGCCCCAGGACGCGCTCGTCCGGCGACCCCGCGGCTGCCATCTTCTGCGCGCCCCCGACGGGCTGCTGAGCCGCGCGCTGCGGGCCAGGAGTCGTCGCCGCCTGGCCCGCGCCCGCTCCGTCTCCAGCGGGAACGAGGACAAGGAGCGCTGCGCGGGCTCCCAGTCCCCGGCCCGGGCCCCCTCCGCCAGCCCGTCTTCGTCCCGGGACCCGCTTCCTGAGCGCCTGGAGGCCGAGGGCACCCTGGCTCTGGGCCGCGCCGGCGACGCCCTGCGCCTGGCCGCCGAGTACTGTCCGGAAACCGGGCGCCTCCGTCTCCGGCTGCTCCGCGCTGAGGGCCTCGCAGGAGGCGCCCCGGGGCCTCGTGCCGTCCGCTGCCGCCTCAGCCTCGTCCTACGCCCGCCGGACACCGCGCGTCGGCAATGCAGCATTGTGGTGGGGCGCAGCCGCAAGGCCTCCTTTGACCAGGACTTCTGCTTCGACGGCCTCTCGGAGGACGAGGTGCGCCGCCTGGCTGTTCGCGTCAAGGCCTGGGACGAGGGCCGCGGCCGGGAGCGGGGCCGCCTGCTGGGCCAGGGTGAGCTGTCCCTGGGCGCCCTCCTGCTGCTCTGA